The DNA region GGTGCTGGAGTACACGTGGGGTGACAACGAGCTCCGCTGGGAGCTCGAGCCGCACGGCGCGGGCACGCGCCTGACGCTGTGGCACGCCATCGACCGGCGCTTCGTGTCGTGGGGCGCCGCCGGCTGGCACGTCTGCCTGGACGTGCTGGACCGGAGCCTGGCGGGCGAGCCCATCGCACGGATCGTCGGGCCCGAGGCGATGAAGCTCGCCGGCTGGCAGCGCCTGGTCGGCGAGTACGCGGCGCAGTTCGGCGGCGAGTCCGCCTAGGAGGGCGAACGTGGAGACGGCACAGGTGAGCCCGTGATCGCGCGCGCACCGCGGACCCGCACGACGAGGCCTGCGCCGGCCGGATCGGCCTCCGCGCGGATCGACCGGAAGATCGCGTCGCTCGGGGACTGGCGCGGGGAGACGCTCTCGCGGGTGCGCGAGCTCGTCCACGAGGCCGACCCCGAGGTCGTCGAGGAGCTGAAGTGGATGGGGACGCCGGTCTGGCCGTACCGGAGCGTGGTCAAGCTCACGTTCGCCCGCGGCGCCGCGCTGCCGGACCCGGCGGGCCTGTTCAACTCGAGCCTCGACGGGAAGGTCCGGCGGGCCATCGACCTCCGCGAGGGCGAGGAGATCGACGCGATGGCGCTGAAGGCGCTCGTCCGCGCCGCCGTGGCGCTCAACCTCGAGGCGACGGCGAGGCCGAGGGCGCGGCGACCCGCGCGCCGGCGCGCCTGAGCGACCCGGGCTCAGGTCGTCGCGACCAGCAGCTCCTCGGAGTTGCTGGGGAGGCGCAGGCCGTCCGCACGGTCCGCGAAGTAGCGCGCGGTGAGCGCGTCCGCCGAGACGTGCGTCGCGCCCGGGAAGCCCGCCGCGCGCGCCAGCGCGAGGATCTCCTCGGGCTCGAAGAAGCTCAGCCACGGCGTGCCGTTCGCGCGCGCGCCGCGCGCGGCCGCCTCGATCCCGGGGCGGATCGCCGGCTCCGCCCGCTCGATGGGCAGCATGAAGGACATCACGAACGTCGAGCCCGCGGCGAGCGACGCGGCGGCGCGCAGCGTGGAGGCGATGGCCTCCCGGGTGAGGTACATGCTCACGCCGGTGGACGCGACGACCGCCGGGCGCGCCGCGTCGAAGCCCGCGCCGGCGAGGCGCGCCAGCCACGGGTCTCCGCGCTCGAAGTCCACCGGCACGAAGCGCAGGAACGGCGGGACGCCGAGGCCGAGCTCGCCGAGGCGCCGCTGCTTCCACGCCTGCGTGGCCGGCTCGTCCACCTCGAACACGCGCAGCCGCGCGCCGAGCTCCGGCCGCCGCAGCGCGAACGTGTCCAGCCCCGCCCCGAGGACGACGTACTGCGCCACCCCGCCGGCGACCTGCGCCTCGACGAGGTCCTCGACGAACCGCGCCCGCGCCACGATCGAC from Anaeromyxobacter dehalogenans 2CP-C includes:
- a CDS encoding SRPBCC family protein — protein: MSGREYEPGPAAGAEVWKDGERWTLVLVRDLRHPPARVWEALTEPAHLVEWAPFDADRSLAAAGPVTLSTAGVPTPQLSASTVRRAEAPRVLEYTWGDNELRWELEPHGAGTRLTLWHAIDRRFVSWGAAGWHVCLDVLDRSLAGEPIARIVGPEAMKLAGWQRLVGEYAAQFGGESA
- a CDS encoding class I SAM-dependent methyltransferase; translated protein: MADAPRQVPDHTAVRVALWRALHVLADPPPHVLEDTVGLALAGPEEGWQQRPDMGAFTRPFRASIVARARFVEDLVEAQVAGGVAQYVVLGAGLDTFALRRPELGARLRVFEVDEPATQAWKQRRLGELGLGVPPFLRFVPVDFERGDPWLARLAGAGFDAARPAVVASTGVSMYLTREAIASTLRAAASLAAGSTFVMSFMLPIERAEPAIRPGIEAAARGARANGTPWLSFFEPEEILALARAAGFPGATHVSADALTARYFADRADGLRLPSNSEELLVATT
- a CDS encoding DUF1801 domain-containing protein — encoded protein: MIARAPRTRTTRPAPAGSASARIDRKIASLGDWRGETLSRVRELVHEADPEVVEELKWMGTPVWPYRSVVKLTFARGAALPDPAGLFNSSLDGKVRRAIDLREGEEIDAMALKALVRAAVALNLEATARPRARRPARRRA